The Magnetospirillum sp. genome includes a region encoding these proteins:
- the mobB gene encoding molybdopterin-guanine dinucleotide biosynthesis protein B: protein MRIIGLAGWSGSGKTSLVVRLLPVLVARGLRVSTIKHAHHEFDVDTPGKDSYEHRAAGAHEVLVASARRFALMHELRDAPEPTLEELVARLAPVDLLIVEGFKRHGHDKIEVHRPSVGKKLLAPEDPHIVAVASDAALEGLTVPRLELDDTAAIVDFVVKHTGLG, encoded by the coding sequence ATGCGCATCATCGGACTTGCGGGCTGGAGCGGCAGCGGCAAAACCTCGCTTGTGGTTCGGCTGCTGCCCGTTCTGGTCGCGCGGGGCTTGCGCGTCTCGACGATCAAACACGCGCACCACGAATTCGACGTCGATACGCCGGGCAAGGACAGCTACGAACATCGTGCGGCCGGTGCACACGAAGTGCTCGTCGCCTCGGCGCGCCGCTTTGCGCTGATGCACGAATTGCGCGATGCACCCGAGCCCACGCTCGAAGAGCTTGTGGCTCGCCTCGCCCCGGTCGATCTGTTGATCGTCGAAGGCTTCAAGCGCCACGGGCACGACAAGATCGAAGTGCATCGCCCGTCGGTGGGCAAAAAGCTGCTCGCACCCGAAGATCCGCACATCGTGGCGGTGGCCAGCGACGCGGCCCTCGAAGGCCTCACGGTGCCGCGTCTCGAACTCGACGACACTGCCGCTATTGTCGACTTCGTCGTTAAGCATACGGGGCTCGGCTGA
- a CDS encoding molybdopterin molybdotransferase MoeA: protein MAQLSDDCFAFGGELMRADAAAAILADRATPLAAVERCGLRNAVGRILAADIVAARSVPPHDNAAVDGYAVAFADLDPNAATRLPIVGRSAAGHPMAEPLRGRTTARVFTGAPMPQGADTVFMQEDVRVEGEFAVLPPGLKRGSNRRKAGEDIAAGATVLKAGHRLRAQDVGLIASLGHVEFDAFAKLRVAVFSTGDELREPGHAAPTGAVYDANRFVLLAALDRLGFEVSDLGILADRQEAVREALAAAAATHDAVITSGGMSMGEEDHVRAAVEAQGALHFWRLAIRPGRPVAFGTLAGKAFLGLPGNPVAMMVTFLRFARPVLLRLAGAADVVPRLQRVRTAADIGKKAGRREWLRAKLVAGDDGIPVAHKFPRDGAGILTSLVESDGLIELDEDTRAVAAGSLVDFLPYTEVAQ from the coding sequence ATGGCGCAGCTCTCCGACGATTGTTTTGCTTTCGGTGGCGAGTTGATGCGCGCGGATGCCGCCGCCGCAATCCTTGCCGACCGCGCAACGCCGCTGGCGGCCGTCGAACGATGCGGCTTGCGCAACGCCGTCGGGCGCATTCTGGCGGCCGACATCGTCGCCGCGCGCAGCGTGCCGCCGCACGACAATGCGGCGGTCGACGGCTATGCGGTTGCGTTCGCCGATCTTGATCCGAACGCGGCCACACGCCTGCCGATCGTCGGGCGCAGTGCAGCCGGCCATCCGATGGCGGAGCCGTTGCGTGGGCGCACGACCGCGCGCGTGTTCACGGGCGCCCCGATGCCGCAGGGCGCCGATACGGTCTTCATGCAGGAAGACGTGCGCGTCGAAGGCGAGTTTGCCGTACTGCCGCCGGGCCTCAAGCGCGGCAGCAATCGGCGCAAGGCCGGCGAAGACATTGCCGCGGGTGCGACCGTGCTGAAAGCGGGCCACCGGCTGCGCGCGCAAGATGTTGGGCTCATCGCGTCGCTAGGCCATGTCGAATTCGACGCTTTTGCGAAACTTCGCGTCGCGGTGTTTTCGACTGGCGACGAATTGCGCGAGCCGGGCCATGCAGCACCGACCGGCGCCGTGTACGACGCCAATCGTTTCGTGCTGCTGGCCGCCCTCGACCGGCTCGGTTTCGAGGTGAGCGATCTCGGCATCCTCGCCGACCGGCAAGAGGCGGTGCGCGAGGCTTTGGCTGCCGCCGCCGCGACGCACGATGCCGTCATCACGTCCGGCGGCATGTCGATGGGCGAGGAAGACCATGTGCGCGCCGCCGTTGAAGCGCAGGGCGCTTTGCATTTTTGGCGCCTTGCCATTCGCCCCGGCCGGCCAGTTGCGTTCGGCACGCTTGCGGGCAAGGCGTTTCTGGGATTGCCGGGCAATCCGGTTGCGATGATGGTCACGTTCCTGCGTTTCGCGCGCCCCGTGCTGCTGCGCTTGGCCGGTGCGGCCGACGTGGTGCCGCGCCTTCAGCGCGTGCGCACGGCCGCCGACATCGGCAAAAAGGCCGGGCGGCGCGAATGGTTGCGCGCGAAGCTGGTGGCGGGCGACGACGGCATTCCGGTCGCGCACAAATTCCCGCGCGACGGGGCGGGCATCCTCACATCGCTCGTCGAATCCGACGGCCTCATCGAACTCGACGAAGACACGCGCGCAGTGGCAGCGGGCAGCCTCGTCGATTTCCTGCCCTATACGGAGGTTGCCCAGTGA
- the moaD gene encoding molybdopterin converting factor subunit 1, producing MKILWFAWLRTRVGTGEEIVEKPADIATVGQLLDWLAARSPGHAQALARRDVVRVAVNQTYVPLDHAVADGDEIAIFPPVTGG from the coding sequence GTGAAGATCCTGTGGTTCGCTTGGCTGCGCACGCGTGTAGGCACGGGCGAAGAGATCGTCGAAAAACCCGCCGACATCGCGACGGTCGGCCAATTGCTGGATTGGCTGGCGGCACGCTCGCCCGGCCATGCGCAAGCTTTGGCGCGCCGCGACGTTGTGCGCGTGGCCGTGAACCAGACTTACGTGCCGCTCGATCACGCGGTTGCCGACGGCGACGAGATCGCGATCTTCCCGCCGGTCACGGGGGGCTAG
- a CDS encoding ATP-binding protein, which produces MGALGHTLRQYLPRTLYARALIIIVAPMVLVQLVAGLVFYDRVWDTVSRRLSNALAGEVATVVQTLGRFPEGADRTWLFQTMHLAYGSTYRFEGGAILERTGPEAPDTLLEHYLVSGLNERVRRPFLLDAWGDPADLKLAVQLPDGVLHLVASRQRVFTTNVYVFLLFMVGTSLILIAVASTFMRNQVRPIRLLAKAADDFGKGRIDTEFRPHGASEVRQAAAAFLTMRERIARHMAQRTEMLAGISHDLRTPLTRMKLELAMLGDHPSAQGLKADVGDMARMVESYLAFVRGEGEEQIETTDLAALLDGIIAATQRGGHSVALSIEGDLTLPVRPHAIKRCLENLIANAVRHAAQVRVVAVRHASEVEVAIDDDGPGIPAESREDVFKPFFRLDPARNAQTGGVGLGLTIARDVVRGHGGDVRIEESPMGGARVRIRLPL; this is translated from the coding sequence ATGGGCGCGCTCGGCCACACGCTACGCCAATATCTGCCGCGCACGCTCTATGCGCGCGCGCTCATCATCATCGTCGCCCCGATGGTGCTGGTGCAGCTCGTCGCAGGGCTCGTGTTCTACGACCGCGTCTGGGACACGGTGTCGCGGCGTCTGTCGAACGCGCTCGCGGGTGAAGTGGCGACGGTCGTGCAGACGCTGGGCCGCTTTCCGGAAGGTGCGGACCGCACGTGGCTGTTCCAGACGATGCATTTGGCCTACGGCTCGACCTACCGTTTCGAGGGCGGGGCGATTCTCGAACGCACGGGGCCGGAAGCGCCGGACACGCTGCTCGAGCATTATCTCGTCTCGGGCCTCAACGAGCGCGTGCGGCGGCCGTTTCTGCTCGATGCGTGGGGCGATCCGGCCGATTTGAAGCTCGCGGTGCAGCTGCCGGACGGTGTGCTGCATCTCGTCGCCTCGCGCCAGCGCGTGTTCACGACGAACGTCTACGTGTTCCTGCTCTTCATGGTCGGCACGTCGTTGATCTTGATCGCGGTCGCCTCGACCTTCATGCGCAACCAGGTGCGGCCGATCCGCCTTCTGGCCAAGGCCGCCGACGATTTCGGCAAAGGCCGCATCGACACCGAATTCCGCCCGCACGGGGCCAGTGAAGTGCGCCAGGCGGCGGCGGCCTTCCTCACCATGCGCGAGCGCATTGCGCGCCACATGGCCCAGCGCACCGAAATGCTGGCTGGCATCAGCCACGATCTGCGCACGCCGCTCACGCGCATGAAGCTCGAACTGGCGATGCTTGGCGACCATCCCTCGGCGCAAGGCCTCAAGGCCGATGTGGGCGACATGGCGCGCATGGTCGAATCCTATCTCGCCTTTGTGCGCGGCGAGGGCGAGGAGCAGATCGAGACGACCGATCTTGCCGCACTGCTCGACGGGATTATCGCCGCCACCCAGCGCGGCGGCCATTCGGTCGCACTCAGCATCGAGGGCGATCTCACGCTGCCGGTGCGCCCGCACGCGATCAAACGCTGCCTCGAGAATCTGATCGCCAACGCCGTGCGCCACGCAGCCCAAGTGCGCGTCGTCGCCGTGCGGCACGCATCGGAAGTCGAAGTCGCAATCGACGACGACGGCCCCGGCATTCCGGCCGAATCGCGCGAAGACGTGTTCAAGCCCTTTTTCCGCCTCGATCCGGCGCGCAACGCGCAAACCGGCGGCGTGGGCCTCGGCCTCACCATCGCGCGCGACGTGGTGCGCGGCCATGGCGGCGACGTGCGCATCGAAGAATCGCCGATGGGCGGCGCACGCGTGCGCATCCGCTTGCCGCTGTAG
- the uvrC gene encoding excinuclease ABC subunit UvrC, which yields MENPSDDDALQFEPPPIAAEGAGVLRAALATLPLSPGVYRMLDAKGDALYVGKARALRKRVAQYLQFERMPNRLLRMVAETRRLEIVTTHTEAEALLLESNLIKRLMPRYNVLLRDDKSFPYIALFEDHDFVQVAKHRGSRERKGRYFGPFASAGAVNQTLTAMQRAFLLRSCTDAIFSQRTRPCLLYQIKRCSAPCVGRISAADYRGLVDEAIDFLEGRSRDAQSELVAKMQTAADTMDFETAAMYRDRIRALTAVQARQDINFEDLGDCDVVAIHAEGGQSCIQVFFFRGGRNYGNRAYFPRHDKLVDAADVLAAFLGQFYADKPPPPSILLSQDVAERALIEEALTARAESRVRIAVPERGEKRKPVEHALNNAREALARRMAESGAQAKLLDGVATVFGLDGPPARIEVYDNSHIQGTGAVGGMIVAGPEGFAKAQYRKFNIRGAGKSDVGEGGDDYAMMREVFERRFSRALREDPNRDEGTWPDLVLIDGGQGQLNAVASVLAELGIDDLPFAAIAKGPDRDAGRERFFLPGRAPFQLEPRDPVLYYLQRLRDEAHRFAIGSHRARRSKAISSSSLDEVEGIGPRRKKALLLHFGSSTAVKRAGLADLEAVAGVGKAAAKKIYDHFHGGG from the coding sequence ATGGAAAATCCGTCCGACGACGACGCTCTGCAGTTCGAACCGCCGCCGATCGCCGCCGAAGGGGCGGGGGTGTTGCGCGCGGCGTTGGCGACGCTGCCGCTGAGCCCCGGCGTCTATCGCATGCTCGATGCCAAGGGCGACGCGCTCTATGTCGGCAAGGCGCGTGCGCTTCGCAAACGCGTCGCGCAGTATCTGCAGTTCGAGCGCATGCCCAATCGGCTGCTGCGCATGGTCGCCGAAACGCGGCGCCTCGAGATCGTCACCACGCATACCGAAGCCGAAGCGCTGCTGCTCGAGAGCAATCTCATCAAGCGGTTGATGCCGCGCTACAACGTGCTGCTGCGCGACGACAAATCCTTTCCGTACATCGCACTTTTCGAAGACCACGATTTCGTGCAGGTCGCAAAACATCGCGGCAGCCGCGAGCGCAAAGGCCGCTATTTCGGGCCCTTCGCGTCGGCCGGGGCGGTCAACCAGACGCTCACCGCCATGCAGCGCGCGTTCCTGCTGCGCTCGTGCACGGACGCGATCTTCAGCCAGCGCACGCGGCCGTGCCTGCTCTACCAGATCAAGCGCTGTTCGGCCCCGTGCGTGGGGCGCATTTCGGCGGCCGACTATCGCGGTCTCGTCGACGAGGCGATCGATTTTCTCGAAGGCCGCTCGCGCGATGCGCAAAGCGAACTCGTCGCCAAAATGCAGACAGCCGCCGACACGATGGATTTCGAAACGGCCGCGATGTATCGCGACCGCATCCGAGCACTTACGGCCGTGCAAGCGCGCCAGGACATCAATTTCGAAGATCTCGGCGATTGCGACGTGGTTGCGATCCATGCCGAAGGCGGGCAGAGCTGCATCCAAGTGTTCTTCTTCCGCGGCGGGCGCAACTACGGCAACCGCGCCTATTTCCCGCGCCACGACAAGCTCGTCGATGCGGCCGACGTGCTGGCGGCGTTTCTGGGCCAGTTCTATGCGGACAAGCCGCCGCCGCCTTCGATCCTGTTGTCGCAGGACGTGGCCGAGCGCGCGCTCATCGAAGAAGCGCTGACGGCGCGGGCCGAATCGCGCGTGCGCATCGCGGTGCCGGAGCGCGGCGAGAAGCGCAAACCGGTCGAACATGCGCTCAACAATGCGCGCGAAGCGCTCGCCCGACGCATGGCCGAATCGGGCGCGCAAGCCAAGCTGCTTGATGGCGTGGCAACGGTGTTCGGGCTCGACGGCCCGCCCGCGCGCATCGAGGTCTACGACAACAGCCATATCCAAGGTACTGGCGCCGTCGGCGGGATGATCGTCGCGGGGCCGGAAGGCTTCGCCAAAGCCCAGTACCGCAAATTCAACATTCGCGGGGCCGGCAAGTCCGACGTCGGCGAAGGTGGGGACGATTACGCGATGATGCGCGAAGTGTTCGAGCGGCGCTTTTCGCGCGCCCTGCGCGAAGACCCGAACCGCGACGAGGGAACCTGGCCCGATCTCGTGCTGATCGACGGCGGGCAGGGCCAGCTCAATGCCGTCGCTTCCGTGCTGGCCGAGCTTGGCATCGACGATCTGCCGTTCGCCGCGATCGCCAAAGGGCCGGACCGCGACGCGGGTCGCGAGCGGTTTTTCCTGCCCGGGCGCGCACCCTTCCAACTCGAGCCGCGCGACCCGGTTCTGTACTATCTGCAACGCTTGCGCGACGAAGCGCACCGTTTTGCCATCGGCAGCCACCGTGCGCGGCGTTCCAAGGCGATTTCGAGCTCGTCCCTGGACGAGGTCGAGGGTATCGGTCCTCGCCGCAAAAAGGCGCTTTTGCTGCATTTCGGCTCGTCCACTGCCGTCAAACGCGCGGGTCTCGCCGATCTCGAAGCCGTGGCCGGGGTCGGCAAGGCGGCGGCCAAAAAAATCTATGACCACTTCCACGGCGGCGGGTAA
- a CDS encoding molybdenum cofactor biosynthesis protein MoaE yields MSIRVQRETFDVGAELAALTAGRTDIGAVTSFVGLVRDMAGDAAIGAMTLEHYPGMTEKQLAEIEAEANRRWPLQATLIVHRYGLMEPGEPIVLCAAASAHREAAFAACHFLIDWLKTRAPFWKLEDTAAGPQWVGAKASDDDAARRWEQDR; encoded by the coding sequence ATGTCGATCCGCGTGCAGCGCGAAACCTTCGATGTCGGCGCCGAGCTTGCGGCGCTGACGGCCGGGCGTACCGATATCGGTGCGGTCACGAGCTTTGTGGGCCTCGTGCGCGACATGGCGGGCGATGCCGCGATCGGCGCGATGACGCTCGAGCACTATCCCGGCATGACCGAAAAGCAGCTCGCCGAAATCGAAGCCGAAGCCAATCGTCGCTGGCCGCTGCAGGCCACGCTGATCGTGCATCGCTACGGGCTTATGGAACCGGGCGAGCCCATCGTTCTGTGTGCTGCGGCCAGTGCGCATCGCGAAGCCGCTTTCGCCGCGTGCCATTTTCTGATCGACTGGCTCAAGACGCGCGCACCCTTCTGGAAACTCGAAGACACGGCAGCCGGTCCGCAATGGGTCGGCGCCAAAGCAAGCGACGACGATGCGGCGCGCCGCTGGGAGCAGGATCGATGA
- a CDS encoding MarR family transcriptional regulator, with product MPDLRPGLQHLYLRDEDLRLGIELLFYAYRDFTAEPDRMLEEIGFGRAHHRAIYFVGRYPGINVGELLAILRITKQSLSRVLGELVRKGYILQRQGTSDRRQRRLELTEQGASLERKLSENQRRRIAAAYRAAGPAAVEGFRRVMLGLIDERDRRKVAAEPAKTPPLAAKQRA from the coding sequence ATGCCTGATTTGCGCCCCGGCCTTCAGCATCTCTATCTGCGCGACGAAGATCTGCGCCTCGGCATCGAGCTGCTGTTCTATGCCTATCGCGATTTCACGGCCGAGCCCGACCGGATGCTCGAGGAAATCGGCTTCGGGCGCGCGCACCACCGGGCCATCTATTTCGTCGGCCGCTATCCGGGCATCAATGTCGGTGAATTGCTGGCGATCCTGCGCATCACCAAACAAAGCCTGTCGCGCGTGCTGGGCGAATTGGTGCGCAAGGGCTACATCCTGCAGCGCCAAGGCACGTCCGATCGCCGCCAACGCCGCCTCGAGCTGACCGAGCAGGGGGCATCTCTTGAGCGCAAACTGTCCGAAAACCAGCGCCGGCGCATCGCGGCCGCCTACCGGGCGGCGGGGCCGGCGGCCGTCGAAGGCTTCCGGCGCGTGATGCTGGGCCTCATCGACGAGCGCGACCGCCGCAAAGTCGCGGCCGAGCCCGCAAAGACGCCGCCGCTCGCTGCCAAGCAACGCGCATGA
- a CDS encoding cold-shock protein, whose translation MPTGTVKWFNGTKGYGFIQPESGGADVFVHISAVERAGLRGLNEGQKVSYEEKPDPKKGKTSADNLKVI comes from the coding sequence ATGCCTACAGGTACGGTCAAGTGGTTCAACGGCACCAAGGGTTACGGCTTCATCCAGCCGGAAAGCGGCGGCGCTGACGTGTTCGTTCATATCTCGGCGGTCGAGCGCGCTGGGCTTCGCGGTCTGAATGAAGGCCAGAAGGTGTCGTACGAAGAAAAGCCCGATCCCAAGAAGGGCAAGACTTCGGCCGACAATCTGAAGGTCATCTAA
- the pgsA gene encoding CDP-diacylglycerol--glycerol-3-phosphate 3-phosphatidyltransferase: MSFSLPMWLTLSRIFAIPVIVALFWLDGDLWRYVACGVYAIAAATDWLDGYLARAWAQQSKLGRIFDPIADKLLVAATILLLVAFGRVEGFTVLAALVILLREVLVSGLREFLAEIRVGLPVSKLAKWKTAIQMTALGFLIVGDAAPTAMLPVLPIGEIGLWIAAALTLYTGYDYLATGLKHVDEEAPPPPAPAKPAAPARQSV, encoded by the coding sequence ATGTCTTTTTCGCTGCCGATGTGGCTGACCTTGAGCCGCATCTTCGCCATTCCGGTGATCGTCGCGCTGTTCTGGTTGGACGGCGATCTGTGGCGCTATGTGGCGTGCGGTGTCTATGCGATCGCCGCAGCGACGGATTGGCTCGACGGCTATCTCGCGCGCGCCTGGGCGCAGCAATCCAAACTCGGCCGTATCTTCGATCCCATCGCCGACAAGCTCTTGGTCGCGGCCACGATCCTGCTTCTCGTCGCGTTCGGGCGCGTGGAAGGTTTCACCGTGCTTGCGGCGTTGGTGATCTTGCTGCGCGAAGTGCTGGTCTCGGGCTTGCGCGAGTTCCTGGCCGAAATCCGCGTCGGTCTGCCGGTCTCGAAACTCGCCAAATGGAAGACCGCCATCCAGATGACGGCGCTGGGTTTCCTCATCGTCGGCGATGCCGCACCCACCGCGATGCTGCCGGTGCTGCCGATCGGCGAAATCGGCTTGTGGATCGCAGCCGCACTCACGCTCTACACCGGCTACGACTATCTTGCGACCGGCCTCAAGCATGTCGACGAAGAGGCGCCGCCGCCGCCCGCGCCCGCCAAGCCTGCCGCCCCAGCGCGCCAGTCGGTTTAA
- a CDS encoding response regulator, producing the protein MLEGAHLLVVDDDTRTRELLRRFLAEQGYRVATAADTTEAEAQLAALAFDLVVLDVMLPGEDGIAFTKRLRSAKRDVPIVLLTARGETADRISGLASGADDYLPKPFEPEELVLRIRAILRRAPPPSEAPEAVDFGGFRFDIAREQLTRGTSQIKLTSAETSLLKVLASSANAPVSREELLRRSRLSGNVRTVDVTVTRLRPKIEEDPRNPRFLQTVRGAGYLLRTD; encoded by the coding sequence ATGCTTGAAGGGGCCCACCTCCTCGTCGTCGACGACGATACGCGCACGCGCGAATTGCTGCGCCGGTTCCTGGCCGAGCAGGGCTATCGCGTGGCGACCGCCGCCGACACGACCGAGGCCGAAGCGCAGCTTGCGGCACTCGCCTTCGACCTCGTGGTGCTCGACGTGATGCTGCCGGGCGAGGATGGCATTGCCTTCACCAAGCGCCTGCGCAGCGCCAAGCGCGACGTGCCGATCGTGCTTTTGACCGCGCGCGGCGAAACCGCCGACCGCATCTCGGGCCTTGCCTCGGGGGCGGACGATTATTTGCCAAAACCCTTCGAGCCCGAAGAACTCGTGCTGCGCATTCGCGCCATTTTGCGCCGGGCCCCCCCGCCCAGCGAAGCGCCCGAAGCGGTCGATTTCGGTGGCTTCCGCTTCGACATTGCGCGCGAACAGCTCACGCGCGGCACGTCGCAGATTAAGCTGACCTCGGCCGAAACCTCGCTTTTGAAGGTGCTGGCGAGTTCGGCCAACGCGCCCGTGAGCCGCGAGGAGCTGCTGCGCCGCTCGCGCCTGTCGGGCAATGTGCGCACGGTCGACGTAACCGTCACGCGCCTGCGTCCGAAGATCGAAGAAGACCCGCGCAATCCGCGCTTCCTGCAGACGGTGCGCGGGGCCGGCTACCTCCTGCGCACGGATTGA
- a CDS encoding peptide chain release factor 3 produces the protein MPPNPQSGAATRRTFAIISHPDAGKTTLTEKLLLFGGAIRLAGQVKARGERRRARSDWMAIEQARGISVTSSVMTFDYAGATFNLLDTPGHEDFSEDTYRTLTAVDSAVMVIDAAKGIETQTRKLFEVCRLRDIPISVFVNKVDREGRDPFDLLDEIEKTLQLDVCPMVWPVGMGSDFHGCFDLRSNAFLTGKVGGNYERTQATSGIDDAALDAAVAERPLREFREQAGLALSAYPTFDLEAYRSGNMTPVFFGSALKDYGVESLIHGLAEFAPSPRFQPAEPRNIDPEEARVTGFVFKVQANMDPNHRDRIAFLRLCSGRFKRGMKLVQVRTGKAIAIHSPIFFFAQERELAEEALPGDIIGIPNHGTLRVGDALTEGEALRFTGIPNFAPEILRRVRLDDPLKAKQLRRALEDLAEEGVTQVFRPLLGSQWIVGVVGALQIDVLASRIAAEYDVKAGFEPAPFEAARWVSSTDAAALKKFVDGNRGSLADDRDGAPVFLARNAWELNRIQTDWPGLTFRTTRERG, from the coding sequence ATGCCGCCAAACCCCCAAAGCGGTGCCGCCACGCGCCGCACCTTTGCCATCATCTCGCATCCAGACGCGGGCAAAACGACGCTGACCGAAAAGCTGTTGCTGTTCGGCGGGGCGATCCGCCTTGCGGGCCAGGTGAAAGCGCGGGGCGAACGCCGTCGCGCGCGCTCGGACTGGATGGCGATCGAACAGGCGCGCGGCATTTCGGTCACAAGCTCGGTCATGACGTTCGACTATGCAGGGGCGACGTTCAACCTGCTCGACACGCCGGGCCACGAAGATTTCAGCGAAGACACCTACCGCACGCTGACGGCGGTCGATTCGGCCGTGATGGTCATCGACGCCGCCAAGGGCATCGAGACGCAGACGCGCAAATTGTTCGAGGTCTGCCGCCTGCGCGACATTCCGATTTCGGTCTTCGTCAACAAGGTCGACCGCGAAGGCCGCGACCCGTTCGACTTGCTCGACGAAATCGAAAAGACGCTGCAACTCGACGTGTGCCCGATGGTGTGGCCCGTGGGCATGGGCTCGGATTTCCACGGCTGTTTCGATCTGCGCAGCAACGCGTTTTTGACCGGCAAGGTCGGCGGCAATTACGAGCGCACGCAAGCGACGAGCGGCATCGACGATGCGGCCCTCGATGCGGCCGTCGCCGAGCGGCCCTTGCGCGAGTTTCGCGAGCAGGCGGGCTTGGCGCTGTCGGCGTATCCCACCTTCGATCTCGAAGCCTATCGCAGCGGCAACATGACGCCGGTGTTCTTCGGCAGTGCGCTGAAGGATTACGGCGTGGAATCGCTGATCCACGGGCTGGCGGAGTTCGCGCCGAGTCCGCGCTTCCAGCCCGCCGAGCCGCGCAACATCGACCCCGAAGAAGCGCGCGTGACCGGTTTCGTGTTCAAGGTCCAGGCCAATATGGACCCCAACCATCGCGACCGCATCGCGTTCCTGCGTCTGTGCTCGGGCCGCTTCAAGCGCGGCATGAAGCTCGTGCAGGTGCGCACCGGCAAGGCGATCGCGATCCACAGCCCGATCTTCTTTTTCGCCCAAGAGCGCGAACTCGCCGAAGAGGCACTGCCCGGCGACATTATCGGCATTCCGAACCACGGCACTTTGCGCGTGGGCGACGCGCTCACCGAAGGCGAAGCGCTGCGCTTCACGGGCATCCCCAATTTCGCGCCCGAAATCCTGCGCCGGGTGCGGCTCGACGATCCGTTGAAAGCCAAGCAATTGCGCCGTGCGCTCGAGGATCTCGCCGAAGAGGGCGTCACGCAGGTCTTCCGCCCGCTGCTGGGCTCGCAATGGATCGTCGGCGTGGTCGGTGCGCTGCAGATCGACGTGCTCGCCAGTCGCATTGCCGCCGAATACGACGTCAAAGCCGGGTTTGAGCCAGCCCCGTTTGAGGCCGCACGCTGGGTGTCGAGCACCGATGCGGCCGCGCTCAAGAAATTCGTCGACGGCAATCGCGGCAGCCTTGCCGACGACCGCGACGGCGCACCTGTGTTTCTCGCGCGCAATGCCTGGGAGCTCAATCGCATCCAGACCGATTGGCCGGGCCTTACCTTCCGTACGACTCGCGAGCGCGGCTGA
- a CDS encoding branched-chain amino acid aminotransferase: MALVPFDDRDGFVWWNGALVPWRDAKLHVLSHGLHYASAVFEGERAYNGKVFKLREHSQRLLDSARILGFEIPYTVEEIDEATNAVVAANGQPDCYLRPIAWRGSEMMGVSAQQSKINVAIASWAWGSYFSDKEKGIRMCWAKWSRPAPNTAPTNSKAAGLYMICTMSKHEAEKNGYADALMLDWRGQIAEATGANIFLAIDGVLHTPKPDCFLDGITRRSVIAMAKARQIQIVERAIWPDELAQAQEVFLTGTAAEITPVGEIDKYRFTPGPITKALLEDFGRATRGEVDFPIS, translated from the coding sequence ATGGCTCTGGTTCCCTTCGACGATCGCGACGGTTTTGTGTGGTGGAACGGCGCACTCGTGCCGTGGCGCGATGCCAAGCTGCACGTGCTGTCGCACGGGCTGCACTACGCCTCGGCCGTGTTCGAGGGCGAGCGCGCCTACAACGGCAAGGTCTTCAAGCTGCGTGAACATTCGCAGCGCCTGCTCGATTCGGCGCGCATCCTAGGCTTCGAGATCCCCTACACGGTCGAAGAGATCGACGAAGCCACCAACGCGGTCGTCGCCGCCAACGGCCAGCCCGACTGCTATTTGCGCCCGATCGCCTGGCGCGGCTCGGAAATGATGGGCGTGTCGGCCCAGCAATCGAAGATCAATGTCGCGATCGCGAGCTGGGCCTGGGGCAGCTACTTCTCGGACAAGGAGAAGGGCATCCGCATGTGCTGGGCCAAATGGTCGCGGCCCGCCCCCAACACGGCCCCGACGAATTCGAAGGCGGCCGGCCTCTACATGATCTGCACCATGTCGAAGCACGAGGCCGAAAAGAACGGCTATGCCGACGCGTTGATGCTTGATTGGCGCGGCCAGATCGCCGAAGCGACGGGTGCCAACATCTTCTTGGCGATCGACGGCGTCTTGCACACGCCCAAGCCCGACTGTTTCCTCGATGGCATCACGCGCCGCTCGGTCATCGCGATGGCCAAAGCGCGCCAGATCCAGATCGTCGAACGCGCGATCTGGCCGGACGAATTGGCGCAGGCGCAAGAAGTGTTCCTGACCGGGACCGCCGCCGAGATCACGCCGGTCGGCGAGATCGACAAGTATCGCTTCACGCCCGGCCCGATCACCAAAGCGCTGCTCGAAGATTTCGGGCGTGCCACGCGCGGCGAGGTCGATTTCCCGATCTCCTAA